In a single window of the Gossypium hirsutum isolate 1008001.06 chromosome A13, Gossypium_hirsutum_v2.1, whole genome shotgun sequence genome:
- the LOC107940774 gene encoding uncharacterized protein isoform X2, with product MKQPECNKGEGEGEGEDKELEEDDISQDSDCFSSLSNSKPWHFVRLEKTCQRNEQVALLLKVLKCDKSVIPSIYEFRSLLSFHAYLTLDEAENLSELEEVEEIGLPSMSVLARKAKRIRSLTSNGLLKAKKQKTSMRSILCWQAAFSRSGDKTKRNGDFEPEPESDIKDLEEEDLSDFEPEPESDIKDLEEEDLSEDDLLDDYGSSCRYEGYDGFDASGKRWYEVSLVDDKNQDYHKALLLDVLKWDSCKSIYWYKANHLFEARMSEEEADKVAD from the exons ATGAAGCAACCTGAATGCAACAAGGgagaaggggaaggggaaggggaagatAAGGAACTCGAAG AGGATGATATCAGCCAAGACTCCGATTGTTTCTCCAGTTTATCCAATTCTAAACCG TGGCATTTTGTACGCTTGGAGAAGACATGTCAGCGTAATGAGCAGGTAGCTTTGTTGTTAAAGGTGCTTAAATG TGATAAGTCTGTAATCCCATCTATATATGAATTCCGTAGCCTCTTGTCTTTTCATGCTTACTTGACGTTGGATGAGGCTGAGAACTTAAGTG AATTAGAAGAAGTCGAGGAAATTGGTTTGCCTTCAATGTCGGTGCTTGCTAGGAAAGCAAAACGAATCAGGTCTTTAACTTCCAATGGTCTACTAAAAGCAAAGAAACAAAAGACTAGTATGAGATCTATATTATGTTGGCAGGCAGCATTCTCTCGCAGCGGAGACAAAACAAAGAGAAATGGAG ATTTTGAGCCAGAGCCAGAGTCTGACATTAAGGATTTAGAGGAGGAAGACTTGTCAG ATTTTGAGCCAGAGCCAGAGTCTGACATTAAGGATTTAGAGGAGGAAGACTTGTCAG AGGATGATTTGCTCGATGATTATGGTTCGTCCTGCAGATACGAGGGTTATGATGGGTTTGATGCATCTGGGAAAAGG TGGTATGAAGTAAGCTTGGTAGATGACAAAAACCAGGATTATCATAAAGCTTTGCTGCTAGATGTGCTTAAATG GGATTCATGTAAAAGCATCTATTGGTATAAGGCTAATCATCTGTTTGAAGCCCGCATGAGTGAGGAAGAGGCTGATAAAGTTGCTG aTTAG
- the LOC107940773 gene encoding transcription repressor OFP6 gives MQDVGVKNGHVHEPKLKVSPPPPPPPSSPSPASNFNMDTISSSSPSSNVMVNPKIMDSIAVVKDSHDPYLDFRHSMLQMIEEKHIYSADELQELFQCFLELNSPCHHRVIVEAFMGIWHRKLCEYV, from the coding sequence ATGCAAGATGTGGGTGTAAAAAACGGTCATGTTCATGAACCAAAACTCAAAGTTTCACCCCCACCGCCGCCGCCGCCGTCATCACCATCACCAGCATCAAATTTCAACATGGATACAATATCATCATCATCACCGTCATCCAATGTTATGGTAAACCCTAAAATCATGGACAGCATCGCGGTGGTGAAGGATTCCCATGATCCGTACCTGGATTTTCGACACTCCATGCTGCAAATGATCGAGGAAAAGCATATCTACTCCGCCGATGAACTACAGGAGCTTTTTCAATGTTTTTTGGAGCTGAATTCACCATGCCACCACCGTGTTATCGTCGAAGCTTTCATGGGGATCTGGCATCGGAAATTATGTGAATACGTTTAA
- the LOC107940774 gene encoding uncharacterized protein isoform X4: MKEDDISQDSDCFSSLSNSKPWHFVRLEKTCQRNEQVALLLKVLKCDKSVIPSIYEFRSLLSFHAYLTLDEAENLSELEEVEEIGLPSMSVLARKAKRIRSLTSNGLLKAKKQKTSMRSILCWQAAFSRSGDKTKRNGDFEPEPESDIKDLEEEDLSDFEPEPESDIKDLEEEDLSEDDLLDDYGSSCRYEGYDGFDASGKRWYEVSLVDDKNQDYHKALLLDVLKWDSCKSIYWYKANHLFEARMSEEEADKVAGLEEVEYVEPRRYIMELN; this comes from the exons ATGAAGG AGGATGATATCAGCCAAGACTCCGATTGTTTCTCCAGTTTATCCAATTCTAAACCG TGGCATTTTGTACGCTTGGAGAAGACATGTCAGCGTAATGAGCAGGTAGCTTTGTTGTTAAAGGTGCTTAAATG TGATAAGTCTGTAATCCCATCTATATATGAATTCCGTAGCCTCTTGTCTTTTCATGCTTACTTGACGTTGGATGAGGCTGAGAACTTAAGTG AATTAGAAGAAGTCGAGGAAATTGGTTTGCCTTCAATGTCGGTGCTTGCTAGGAAAGCAAAACGAATCAGGTCTTTAACTTCCAATGGTCTACTAAAAGCAAAGAAACAAAAGACTAGTATGAGATCTATATTATGTTGGCAGGCAGCATTCTCTCGCAGCGGAGACAAAACAAAGAGAAATGGAG ATTTTGAGCCAGAGCCAGAGTCTGACATTAAGGATTTAGAGGAGGAAGACTTGTCAG ATTTTGAGCCAGAGCCAGAGTCTGACATTAAGGATTTAGAGGAGGAAGACTTGTCAG AGGATGATTTGCTCGATGATTATGGTTCGTCCTGCAGATACGAGGGTTATGATGGGTTTGATGCATCTGGGAAAAGG TGGTATGAAGTAAGCTTGGTAGATGACAAAAACCAGGATTATCATAAAGCTTTGCTGCTAGATGTGCTTAAATG GGATTCATGTAAAAGCATCTATTGGTATAAGGCTAATCATCTGTTTGAAGCCCGCATGAGTGAGGAAGAGGCTGATAAAGTTGCTG ggtTGGAAGAAGTTGAGTACGTGGAGCCACGTCGGTACATCATGGAACTCAATTAG
- the LOC107940774 gene encoding uncharacterized protein isoform X1 gives MKQPECNKGEGEGEGEDKELEEDDISQDSDCFSSLSNSKPWHFVRLEKTCQRNEQVALLLKVLKCDKSVIPSIYEFRSLLSFHAYLTLDEAENLSELEEVEEIGLPSMSVLARKAKRIRSLTSNGLLKAKKQKTSMRSILCWQAAFSRSGDKTKRNGDFEPEPESDIKDLEEEDLSDFEPEPESDIKDLEEEDLSEDDLLDDYGSSCRYEGYDGFDASGKRWYEVSLVDDKNQDYHKALLLDVLKWDSCKSIYWYKANHLFEARMSEEEADKVAGLEEVEYVEPRRYIMELN, from the exons ATGAAGCAACCTGAATGCAACAAGGgagaaggggaaggggaaggggaagatAAGGAACTCGAAG AGGATGATATCAGCCAAGACTCCGATTGTTTCTCCAGTTTATCCAATTCTAAACCG TGGCATTTTGTACGCTTGGAGAAGACATGTCAGCGTAATGAGCAGGTAGCTTTGTTGTTAAAGGTGCTTAAATG TGATAAGTCTGTAATCCCATCTATATATGAATTCCGTAGCCTCTTGTCTTTTCATGCTTACTTGACGTTGGATGAGGCTGAGAACTTAAGTG AATTAGAAGAAGTCGAGGAAATTGGTTTGCCTTCAATGTCGGTGCTTGCTAGGAAAGCAAAACGAATCAGGTCTTTAACTTCCAATGGTCTACTAAAAGCAAAGAAACAAAAGACTAGTATGAGATCTATATTATGTTGGCAGGCAGCATTCTCTCGCAGCGGAGACAAAACAAAGAGAAATGGAG ATTTTGAGCCAGAGCCAGAGTCTGACATTAAGGATTTAGAGGAGGAAGACTTGTCAG ATTTTGAGCCAGAGCCAGAGTCTGACATTAAGGATTTAGAGGAGGAAGACTTGTCAG AGGATGATTTGCTCGATGATTATGGTTCGTCCTGCAGATACGAGGGTTATGATGGGTTTGATGCATCTGGGAAAAGG TGGTATGAAGTAAGCTTGGTAGATGACAAAAACCAGGATTATCATAAAGCTTTGCTGCTAGATGTGCTTAAATG GGATTCATGTAAAAGCATCTATTGGTATAAGGCTAATCATCTGTTTGAAGCCCGCATGAGTGAGGAAGAGGCTGATAAAGTTGCTG ggtTGGAAGAAGTTGAGTACGTGGAGCCACGTCGGTACATCATGGAACTCAATTAG
- the LOC107940774 gene encoding uncharacterized protein isoform X3, whose product MKQPECNKGEGEGEGEDKELEEDDISQDSDCFSSLSNSKPWHFVRLEKTCQRNEQVALLLKVLKCDKSVIPSIYEFRSLLSFHAYLTLDEAENLSELEEVEEIGLPSMSVLARKAKRIRSLTSNGLLKAKKQKTSMRSILCWQAAFSRSGDKTKRNGDFEPEPESDIKDLEEEDLSEDDLLDDYGSSCRYEGYDGFDASGKRWYEVSLVDDKNQDYHKALLLDVLKWDSCKSIYWYKANHLFEARMSEEEADKVAGLEEVEYVEPRRYIMELN is encoded by the exons ATGAAGCAACCTGAATGCAACAAGGgagaaggggaaggggaaggggaagatAAGGAACTCGAAG AGGATGATATCAGCCAAGACTCCGATTGTTTCTCCAGTTTATCCAATTCTAAACCG TGGCATTTTGTACGCTTGGAGAAGACATGTCAGCGTAATGAGCAGGTAGCTTTGTTGTTAAAGGTGCTTAAATG TGATAAGTCTGTAATCCCATCTATATATGAATTCCGTAGCCTCTTGTCTTTTCATGCTTACTTGACGTTGGATGAGGCTGAGAACTTAAGTG AATTAGAAGAAGTCGAGGAAATTGGTTTGCCTTCAATGTCGGTGCTTGCTAGGAAAGCAAAACGAATCAGGTCTTTAACTTCCAATGGTCTACTAAAAGCAAAGAAACAAAAGACTAGTATGAGATCTATATTATGTTGGCAGGCAGCATTCTCTCGCAGCGGAGACAAAACAAAGAGAAATGGAG ATTTTGAGCCAGAGCCAGAGTCTGACATTAAGGATTTAGAGGAGGAAGACTTGTCAG AGGATGATTTGCTCGATGATTATGGTTCGTCCTGCAGATACGAGGGTTATGATGGGTTTGATGCATCTGGGAAAAGG TGGTATGAAGTAAGCTTGGTAGATGACAAAAACCAGGATTATCATAAAGCTTTGCTGCTAGATGTGCTTAAATG GGATTCATGTAAAAGCATCTATTGGTATAAGGCTAATCATCTGTTTGAAGCCCGCATGAGTGAGGAAGAGGCTGATAAAGTTGCTG ggtTGGAAGAAGTTGAGTACGTGGAGCCACGTCGGTACATCATGGAACTCAATTAG